The Abditibacteriaceae bacterium DNA window TGTCATGGATGGGACGCTGCTTCATTATTGTCGTTTTTCCCATAACCAGGCGCTGGAAACCATTGATAGCTTGTCTGCGACGTGCCGTCGCTTTCAGGGCGACTTCTCTTTGTTATGGCACAATAATCTTGTTTCCTCACGCCCGCAAAAGAAATTTTACAGCGAGATAATACAAATAATTGCGCCCCGATAGATAGATTGCGTGCAAATAGTGCGATTCGGTGCATCTTCGACCGTACTTTTGAAATTTTTGCAAACTATCGAACTATTGTCTCTCGGCGTTGTCTCTTTAGTTGCTGTAAAGGAGCGGGATATGTTCAAATTTTTGAAACCCAAAAACGGGGCTGTTTATCATGTATGGGCGTGGGGAATCTTGGCGTTTGCTTCCCAATTGTGTTCCCCGGGCTGTGCTGCGACCTATCCTGAAAATCTCAAAGTGTCGGTTACCCAGAACGATTTGCGGCGTGTTGCTTTGCAATGGAATCCTGTAGGCAATGCGACGCAGTATCGTCTTGTGGTCGATGACGATGAAGGGTTTGAAAACCCGTTGGTAGTTCAAAATGTAACAGGGACAACTTCCGCCTTGGAGCCTTTGTCGCGTGGCCTCGCAGCCGGGACACTCTATCATGTCCGGATTGAACCAGGCGAACAGCAAGGGAAATTCCGGCTCCGTGGGGCCACCCTGAGCTACCCAGTTTCCAAAACGCAATTCCTAGATCAAGCTTGGAAAATTACGGGAAGAGCTTGGTTGGATACATACGCGGGAGTTACATGGAATCAGGACTCGCGGACTTATACTCTGCGGAAGCCGTGGTCGGGGCAGGATACTGCAGGGGCTACAGCCTACTTTGTCGGCTACGCTACCCAAGCAGGCGTTAGTGCAGCGCTTAATCACGGTGATTTGGAGTTGGCCAACGAGTTGGCGCAGTTTCATCTCACTTATGCAGGCCGGTTTACAACTTTGGGAGTAATGCGTCAACAGCGACATAAACAATTAACATTGCTGGAAGGGCAGGGGCCTGACAGTACGCGCACGTTGCCTTGGTCGGATGGAGCAGGAACCAAGATGAGATCGCGCGAGAATATTCTGGGCAACAGCCAGTTTTTCTATCCGGCATCTCGCTTAATGCGGCTTATTTCTACCTTGCCCTTGAATACCCGCACTTCTGCAGAGCAACGCTATGTCGCTTTGTACGCTCCTCTCCTCATAAAGGAGCATTTGATACGGTTGTGTTATGAGGCGAAATGGAGCTATTGGAACGACAAAAGCCTGCCACCGTCACTGATTGACATCTGGCAGACCTTGGCCGAGTCACGGGCCCCTGCGAAACTATCGTATCAACGAGCTATGCTCGATTCTGATCTATGGCTTATTGCAACGGCGGCTGAAGTTCTGGGAGCCAATGCCAACGATGCCGCCTTGGTGCCTTTAACTCCGAGCGAAAAAAGCAAACTTAGGCGAATCGTTTCTGTTGGAACCAAGCTTTTTCAGTCAAAGCGGGAGTTGTATCCAAATACGCGAAATCGGGCTGGAAAAGTGGTTGGAAGTGCGTCTTACTTTAATGGCGATTTCGACGATCATCCGACTATGGCGCACTCTTTTTACGAAGATTCCAAGCTGCCTCGTGCTACACAAAAAAAGAGCAAGCTTGGTGCAAGTTGGGACATCGGACATTTTTATCGTGTGCCCATTTTCTTGCGTGCTTTATACGACAACCGCGTTGCAACAGGATTAGAATTTCCTACGGTGTCGGATATTCGCCTGGTTTGCAACCAAATGGCTTTCCGGGTATTCCGTGGGGACATGAAAAGGCCGCTTTTTAATAACTTCTTTGACGGCAGTAACGGTTGGTATCGAGTCGGTTATCATGGTTCCGGCTTTGGGTATCCTCCAGCCCAGTTTGCCGACATGAGAATTAGCTCACGGCCAAGCCTGGCGCCCGGAGCAATATATGGCTGGGGGCAAGTTGCATTCGTTAGCCCCGATTTGACCCAGATTCAGCAATCGCTTGTTCAAATGGCGGCAAGTTCCGACCCTGCCGTCGTAGAATTTCGCAAGCGCTACTACACGTTCAAGTCTGAGGAGTTCAGCTTCAAGAACGCCGCGGGCCGGTGGCAGTCGCCTATGTTGCTCTATATACTGCTTGCTGAACAAGCCGAGTGAAGTTATGCCAAGTGACGGCATCATTTCCGACGCATCAAGAAAATAATCCCAAAACAGGCGCCGGCGCGTTTTTATTAACAGTCAGCCGGTTATCGCTGACGGAAAGTAGAGAATGGTTAATATATCGTCGCCTATGCTGGCTGTCGTTGGCTCCGGTTACTGGGGCAAGAACCTGGTCAGAAATTTTAACGACTTGGGTGTTCTTGCTGCCATCTGCGATAGCAGTCCGGAACGGCAAAAAACGCTACTCGAACAGTACCCGAACTGTCGTATTTTTTCTTCTTACCAAGAGGTTCTGGAAGATAAAAGTATCCTGGCCGTCGCTATTGCGACACCTGCCGAGACGCATGCAGACTTGATTCGAAAGGCGTTACTGGCTGGCAAGGATGTCTACGTTGAAAAGCCCCTGTGTTTGTCAGTCGCTACCGGTCGGGAATTGATCGACCTGGCTCAAGAACAGGGACGCATCTTAATGGTGGGCCATTTGTTATGGTATCATCCTGCGGTACTCAAGCTCAAAGAGCTAATCGATAGTGGCGAATTGGGAAGGCTTCAGTACATCTATTCCAACCGGTTGAATCTTGGGAAAATTCGTCGCGAAGAAAATATCCTCTGGTCGTTTGCCCCCCACGACATTTCTGTCATTCTAGGATTGCTTGGTGAAATGCCGGATACTATTACGGCACAGGGTGGCAACTATTTGCACCAGCAAATCGCAGATGTAACAGTCAGCCTGCTTTCTTTCCCCAGTGGCGTCAAGGCGCATATTTTCGTTTCTTGGCTCCATCCTTTTAAAGAACAAAAGCTCGTCGTTGTGGGCGACCGAAAGATGGCGGTGCTGGATGATGTTGAAAAAGAAAATAAGCTGGTGCTTTATCCCCACTCCATTGAATGGGTAAATCAGGCTCCGGTTGCGAATAAAGCGCAGGCCGAAATCGTGCCTCTCGACTGGCAGGAACCGCTGCGTGCAGAATGTCAGCACTTTCTCGACTGTGTGAAAGAGCGTAAAAGACCGCGCACCGATGGTGAAGAAGCGTTGCGTGTTCTTACTGTATTGCAGAGATGTCAAGATGCTCTCGAAGTATCCTCTGCCGCCCCTGGAAGTACGGTCGATTCTACACGTCCTGCGCCGGTTTCAAAACCAGAAAAGGCCTCGTTTTTTGTTCACGAATCGGCTTTTGTCGATGATGGGGTTGAAATCGATGAGGGCACCAGCATCTGGCACGTTTCGCACATTATCAAGGGAACACGCATTGGGAAAGGATGCAAGATCGGGCAGAACGTCGTAATAGGCCCAAATGCCGTCATCGGAGATGGAGTCAAAATTCAGAACAATGTTTCTGTTTATGAGGGTGTGACTCTGGAAGATGGTGTTTTCTGTGGGCCTTCGATGGTGTTTACCAATGTCTTCAACCCACGGAGCGAGGTGCCGCGGATGCACGAATTACGGCCTACATTGGTGAAGCGTGGGGCGACTTTGGGCGCCAATTGCACCGTCGTTTGTGGAGTTACAATCGGACAATATGCGCTCGTGGGCGCTGGGGCTGTTATCACGAAAGACGTCCCCGATTATGCCCTGGTCACCGGAGTCCCGGCTCGTGTCACGGGCTGGGTCAGTCGTCATGGAAATAAATTAGATTTTGAAGATAACATGGCAACGTGCCCCGAAACCGGTCGGCGCTATCAGAAAACAGAACCAAATGTTGTTACTGAACTCGATTATGCACAATAGGCATGGAATGATCGCTCTATTCTTCTGCTGTCTAACGAATATCGAGTTCCTACGCAACTGAAGTTCGTACTCGAATCAACGCACTTCATGAATCGTGAACCACATAAATCGTACACCTATTCCAAAAAGCGTATTGCTTCGCATGGCAGAGCTGCGCGCGCGATACCTGTTATCGATACCGCCAGCGCAAGAAAAACCAAAGCACTGTCAAGAAGGATTCCTGAATGGATGGATTCCTTTGGCTGGAGGGAAACAATCTTTATTTGTTTCCTTTTTGCTGGACATTTCAAGGCGGACGAGCGCTTGGAGTGGTTGCCCGTTGACTTAACTTTGTTGACGTTCGGCCTTAGCATAATTGCTATATTTTCGAACTTATTGTTTCGGCCCCAGATTTCGCGCAGCGTCGGATGGATTGTCCTTTTATACGCATCTTTCCTGCCCTCTCTTTTGATGTCAGGCTGGAGTGAATACACCACAGAAAAGACTCTTCGCTTCTATACCCTCACACTATTAGCTTCCCTCGCCCCATTCTTCCTTATTCAGGATAGCAAGCAGCTGCGACGCTTTTTTGCGGCAAATATGCTGATTGCCACTGTGATGGCTTTACAAGCCGGTGTAAATCTAGTTCGTGGAGCTGGCCAGATTCAACGTCTGGAGGCTTTTGGCAGTAACACTATTGCCCTAGGGCGCACAGTAGGCATGTTGTTTATTTGCCTGATACTCCTCACTGTAAATAAGCGTATCCCAACGTTGCCTGGTATCGTAGCGGCTATAATTTCTGCCGTTATTTTGATGGCATCCGGTTCACGTGGCCCTATGTTGAGCGCTATTCTTGCTTTAATTTTTACTTTTACTCTTCTGGGCTTTTCAAATCGCAAGAATCACTTTTTATTATTGTTCATGGGCCTGGCTCTTGTGGTGGTTTTACAGTTTGGGGCGAGTTGGCTTCCCACTGGCTCTATTCAACGTGTAGTTAATTTTACAAGTGGACAATATGGCACTTCTGAAAATTTAAGATACGACGCGTATGCTGCATCTTGGGAATCCATTCGATTGCACCCAGCAGGTTTAGGCCTCGGTGGATTCGAGCAAGTCGATTCGGCTGTCGGGCAAGAGTTGAATTACCCGCATAACATTTTAGCCGAGGCTTTTGTAGAGGGAGGCCTTGGCGCGGGGATGATATTATGTGGGTTACTGATTTTAGGATTCTTACGTTGTTACCGAGCTTGCCGAGCATTCCCGCAGAAAACTGAATTTCGTTTACTCTTTGCATTAGCCTCTTTCGGACTCATGACGAGTATGACGAGCGGTGACTTTAACGATAATAAATATACGTTTGCGCTCTTATCCATGTTATTTGTGTCTAGCCATTTGACTTTGCAAGGTAGCACAGCGAGAGAACGTTCACAGCGAGCCAAACAAAATGGTCGAACCGTGGGCAGTAAGTAGAGAGAGCACAGCACAGCCTATCCTTGAAATTTTCCGCATTGTGCAAATTTTGTTGAGAGCAGATGATGTTTATTGCATGTTGACTTATTTACATTGCTATCAGCACTTCTCGTAAACTAGGCGCGCTTTGCGGTCCCCGCCGCATCGTTACACGAGGTTTTGGATGATCCCTATTCTGGATTTGAAGCAGCAGTATTTGTCGATTAAAGATGAAATCGACGCGGCGATGCAGGAAGTTGTGGCGAGCAGCCAATTTATACTTGGCCCCGCGGTCAAGGAACTGGAAAAAAATATCGCTGCGTATTGTGAATGCTCTGCTGGTGTTGGTGTTGCATCAGGCACCGATGCGCTGCGTTTGGCTCTAGGCGCGCTTGAAATTGGCCCCGATGATGAAGTTATTACTACGTCGTTTACGTTTGTAGCGACGGCGAACACGATTTCTCATACCGGTGCACGTCCGGTGTTTGTTGATATCGATCCAAACACGTTCAATCTTGACGCCTCGAAGGTTGAAGCTGCGATTACACCGCGTACTCGCGCCATCATGCCGGTTCATCTCTACGGGCACGCCGTTGATATGGATGCGATTCTGGACATAGCGCAGCGGCATAATTTGAAAATTATCGAAGATTGCGCACAGGCCATCGGCGGCAAATACAAAGGCCGCGCGCT harbors:
- a CDS encoding Gfo/Idh/MocA family oxidoreductase, whose product is MLAVVGSGYWGKNLVRNFNDLGVLAAICDSSPERQKTLLEQYPNCRIFSSYQEVLEDKSILAVAIATPAETHADLIRKALLAGKDVYVEKPLCLSVATGRELIDLAQEQGRILMVGHLLWYHPAVLKLKELIDSGELGRLQYIYSNRLNLGKIRREENILWSFAPHDISVILGLLGEMPDTITAQGGNYLHQQIADVTVSLLSFPSGVKAHIFVSWLHPFKEQKLVVVGDRKMAVLDDVEKENKLVLYPHSIEWVNQAPVANKAQAEIVPLDWQEPLRAECQHFLDCVKERKRPRTDGEEALRVLTVLQRCQDALEVSSAAPGSTVDSTRPAPVSKPEKASFFVHESAFVDDGVEIDEGTSIWHVSHIIKGTRIGKGCKIGQNVVIGPNAVIGDGVKIQNNVSVYEGVTLEDGVFCGPSMVFTNVFNPRSEVPRMHELRPTLVKRGATLGANCTVVCGVTIGQYALVGAGAVITKDVPDYALVTGVPARVTGWVSRHGNKLDFEDNMATCPETGRRYQKTEPNVVTELDYAQ
- a CDS encoding O-antigen ligase family protein — protein: MNREPHKSYTYSKKRIASHGRAARAIPVIDTASARKTKALSRRIPEWMDSFGWRETIFICFLFAGHFKADERLEWLPVDLTLLTFGLSIIAIFSNLLFRPQISRSVGWIVLLYASFLPSLLMSGWSEYTTEKTLRFYTLTLLASLAPFFLIQDSKQLRRFFAANMLIATVMALQAGVNLVRGAGQIQRLEAFGSNTIALGRTVGMLFICLILLTVNKRIPTLPGIVAAIISAVILMASGSRGPMLSAILALIFTFTLLGFSNRKNHFLLLFMGLALVVVLQFGASWLPTGSIQRVVNFTSGQYGTSENLRYDAYAASWESIRLHPAGLGLGGFEQVDSAVGQELNYPHNILAEAFVEGGLGAGMILCGLLILGFLRCYRACRAFPQKTEFRLLFALASFGLMTSMTSGDFNDNKYTFALLSMLFVSSHLTLQGSTARERSQRAKQNGRTVGSK